The genomic DNA CGCGCTCGACGTGACCATTCAGGCGCAGATCCTCGATCTTCTGCGCGACGTGCGCAAGAAAATGAAGGGCTCGATCATGCTCATTACCCACGATCTGGGCGTCATCGCGGAGATGGCGGACTACGTGTACGTCATGTATGCGGGCAAAGTGGTGGAGAGCGGCACCGTGCAGGAGATCTTCAAAGATCCGCTGCATCCCTATACGGTGGGGCTGCAAAAGAGCAAACCCGTCGTGGGGAAAGAAGTCAGAGAACTGTACAGTATACCGGGGCAGGTACCCAATCCCATCAATATGCCCGATTACTGTTATTTTAAGGAACGTTGCGACCGCTGCGTCGCCGACTGCGCAGGCGCGTATCCAGAATTCGTATGGGTCTCGCCCACGCACGGCGTGGCGTGCCATCGCTATACGGAGGGCGGCAAAAAAGAATGAACGAAGATATCGAGGTTTATAACGACTTCAAGGCGTCGGAGCCCATTCTGAAAGTGCGGAATCTGAAAAAATATTTTCCCGTCGGCGGCATCGGCAAGAATAAGAAATATCTGCGCGCGGTCGACGACGTGTCTTTCGACGTGTACCCCGGCCGGACGGTCGGCATCGTCGGCGAATCGGGCTGCGGCAAAACGACGATGGGGAGAACGATCCTTCGTCTTTATTCGGTCACGGGCGGCGACGTGAAATTCAACGGCTACGATCTGGGAAAGATGAAAGCGCGCGAACTTCGCAAGATCCGTCCCCAGATCCAGATGATATTTCAGGATCCGTATTCCAGCCTTTCCCCCCGCCTAACGGTCGGGGAGATCATCGGAGAGGCTGTGCGCGAGCACAGGATCGTCCCGCCCTCCGAATATAAAAAATACATACTGGAAGTTATGCAAAAATGCGGCTTGCAGCCGCAATATTTCGAGCGGTACCCGCACGAATTTTCGGGCGGACAGCGCCAGCGCATCTGCATCGCGCGCGCGCTCGCGCTCAAACCCAAACTGGTCATCTGCGACGAGCCCGTTTCCGCGCTCGACGTTTCCATTCAGGCGCAGATCATCAATCTTTTGAAATCTTTGCAGGAAAAGGACGGCATCGCCTATATCTTCATTTCGCACGATCTGTCCGTCGTGGAACATATTTCCGACGAAGTGGGCGTGATGTATTTAGGCAGCATGGCGGAATACGGCAAAACGGAGGATATCTTCGAGCGGCCGCTGCATCCTTATACGGAGGCGCTCTTTTCCGCCGTTCCCGTTCCCGATCCCGATTACAAGATGAACCGCATTATTTTAAAGGGCGACATTCCCTCGCCCGCGGATCCGCCTTTGGGCTGTAAATTCCATACGCGCTGCGAAAAGTGCATGGAGATCTGCCAAAGGGAAGAGCCCGTATTCCGTGAATACGCGCCCGGACATTACGTAGCCTGCCACCTCTACGACGAAGAGTGCCGCAGGGGTTAAAGAGGAGTTTATGGTTTACAAGAAGTTTAAATTTTTGTCGTGGGTACTCGTGCTCGTCATGTGCGCCACGTTTGCAATTTCGGCGCTGCTTCCCGAGGGGAAACGCGTAGACATCAGTGCGGATTCTTCCAAAGAATTCAGCCTGAGCGAAGACGATTCTCTGGGCTTTGCCGACACTTCCGCAGCCTTTGACAAAAGCAACGTAGTCAATGTAAACGCGAACGTGCAGGGAAAACACTGGATGATCGTATCGCTGAAAGGCGAAAGCCTATCCG from Candidatus Borkfalkia ceftriaxoniphila includes the following:
- a CDS encoding ABC transporter ATP-binding protein; this translates as MNEDIEVYNDFKASEPILKVRNLKKYFPVGGIGKNKKYLRAVDDVSFDVYPGRTVGIVGESGCGKTTMGRTILRLYSVTGGDVKFNGYDLGKMKARELRKIRPQIQMIFQDPYSSLSPRLTVGEIIGEAVREHRIVPPSEYKKYILEVMQKCGLQPQYFERYPHEFSGGQRQRICIARALALKPKLVICDEPVSALDVSIQAQIINLLKSLQEKDGIAYIFISHDLSVVEHISDEVGVMYLGSMAEYGKTEDIFERPLHPYTEALFSAVPVPDPDYKMNRIILKGDIPSPADPPLGCKFHTRCEKCMEICQREEPVFREYAPGHYVACHLYDEECRRG